The Vicia villosa cultivar HV-30 ecotype Madison, WI linkage group LG1, Vvil1.0, whole genome shotgun sequence genome includes a region encoding these proteins:
- the LOC131640536 gene encoding uncharacterized protein LOC131640536, with protein sequence MDSLPPLPPWNSDDDFLLKNAIETGASLESLAKGVVSFSRRYSLKELRERWHSVLYDSDVSDEVAVAMNNLELAKSNGNGTKEVVAAPKRKTTQTIRKVYNAMRKRLRTEVFFNSFDMALCDDMCVEKYTNGNEIGASGNVNCSLDKDVNKNSLVNSLVKEWNQLGLVGARAGSSQSMSEDPIRKMIEDVPATNTPVRVSVENENGGSESKQTIPRVSDALLKSQNGDKLMLMDIGEKDETAADKQSDANVDSNVLTSPCDIQGDGMSGVGESKKLVAETQVAMANGPSAVLEVVVNSSGSSHGDVGFASDCENEVQSSSALQKCDPKPANEFRLCSFNTEDPNIPSPSDDSNHAKVSDVIPNSENISAVVVPSSINLTALVAPNSVNISTVLVPNSPIPKPISIVKEVGYPDSSITNLTKKEPDEGLKRKDTPSSSFAASQSFRPGLVPNINSSKGNSVAAVPKIENPATMKHASSGHPAPEVVIALPSPVSTHPKEEEHKTSSKIEEKLLCIDQQKGDAYYDHDSDEEHEVPYYSDAEGMILEMDLGPTDQDTNASAEVVRYQSDETKKTIMRLEQCAQSFVHRAIASRGALAVFYGRTLKTYIEKSEVIIGRSTPDEDVDIDLARATTDAHKISRRQASIKMDASGSFMIKNLGKRTLYLNGKEVPKGQMRGLSAGSLIEIWGLAFIFDVNKKCVERFIGNASEHNEIEE encoded by the exons ATGGATTCGCTTCCGCCTCTCCCTCCTTGGAATTCAGACGACGATTTTCTCCTCAAAAACGCCATTGAG ACTGGAGCTTCGCTGGAATCGCTGGCTAAAGGAGTTGTCTCCTTCTCACGGAGGTATTCACTTAAGGAATTGAGGGAACGGTGGCATTCAGTTCTCTATGATTCCGATGTTTCTGATGAAGTTGCTGTTGCCATGAACAATTTGGAGCTCGCCAAGTCTAACGGTAACGGAACCAAGGAAGTAGTTGCTGCTCCGAAGAGAAAGACGACTCAGACTATTCGCAAGGTATACAACGCCATGCGGAAGAGACTTCGCACTGaggttttttttaattcttttgatatGGCTTTATGTGATGACATGTGTGTTGAAAAGTACACCAATGGAAATGAAATTGGTGCGTCTGGTAATGTTAATTGTAGTTTAGATAAGGATGTGAATAAAAATTCGCTTGTCAATAGTCTAGTTAAGGAATGGAATCAGTTGGGGTTAGTGGGAGCTAGGGCGGGGTCATCTCAGTCAATGAGTGAAGATCCAATTCGGAAGATGATTGAGGATGTACCTGCAACTAACACGCCGGTTCGTGTTAGTGTTGAAAATGAAAATGGAGGTTCTGAGTCAAAACAGACGATTCCCCGTGTTTCTGATGCTCTCTTGAAATCTCAGAATGGAGACAAGCTTATGTTAATGGATATAGGTGAGAAAGATGAGACTGCAGCAGATAAGCAGTCTGATGCTAATGTTGATTCAAATGTTTTGACTTCTCCTTGTGACATTCAAGGTGATGGTATGTCGGGTGTTGGTGAGTCTAAGAAGTTGGTTGCAGAAACACAAGTTGCTATGGCAAATGGTCCGTCTGCTGTGTTAGAGGTTGTCGTCAACTCGTCAGGCAGCAGTCATGGTGATGTGGGTTTTGCTTCTGATTGTGAAAATGAAGTCCAATCGTCTAGTGCACTGCAAAAATGTGACCCTAAGCCTGCAAATGAATTTAGGTTATGTTCATTCAACACCGAGGACCCTAATATACCGTCCCCGTCCGACGACAGCAACCATGCAAAAGTATCTGATGTAATTCCTAATTCTGAAAACATATCTGCTGTAGTGGTTCCTAGTTCTATTAACCTAACCGCTCTAGTAGCTCCTAATTCTGTAAACATATCCACTGTATTAGTTCCTAATTCTCCAATTCCGAAACCCATATCGATTGTTAAAGAGGTGGGGTATCCGGATTCCTCTATTACTAATCTAACAAAAAAGGAACCAGATGAAGGCTTGAAGAGAAAAGACACCCCTTCAAGCTCTTTTGCTGCTTCTCAGTCATTTCGACCAGGATTAGTGCCTAATATAAATTCAAGCAAGGGAAATTCAGTTGCTGCTGTACCAAAAATTGAAAATCCTGCTACTATGAAGCATGCCTCATCTGGACATCCGGCACCAGAG GTAGTTATTGCTCTGCCTTCACCTGTTAGCACTCATCCAAAGGAAGAGGAGCATAAGACTTCTTCTAAGATAGAAGAAAAATTGTTATGCATTGATCAACAAAAAGGCGATGCTTATTATGATCATGATAGTGATGAGGAGCATGAAGTTCCTTACTATTCTGATGCTGAGGGAATG ATTCTTGAAATGGATTTAGGTCCAACTGATCAAGATACAAATGCTAGCGCCGAAG TGGTAAGATATCAGAGTGATGAAACTAAGAAGACTATCATGAGATTGGAGCAATGTGCCCAGTCTTTTGTGCATAGAGCCATTGCATCTCGAGGTGCACTTGCAGTGTTTTATGGACGCACTCTGAAGACATACATTGAAAAATCCGAG GTGATAATTGGCAGATCAACACCTGACGAAGATGTTGATATTGACTTGGCTAGAGCAACGACAGATGCTCACAAGATATCTAGAAGACAA GCTTCAATAAAGATGGACGCAAGTGGTTCTTTCATGATCAAAAACCTTGGCAAGAGGACTTTATACTTAAATGGCAAAGAAGTTCCTAAAGGACAGATGCGGGGTCTGAGTGCTGGTAGTTTGATCGAG ATTTGGGGCTTGGCATTCATCTTTGACGTCAATAAGAAGTGCGTCGAAAGGTTCATAGGAAATGCGAGTGAACATAATGAGATAGAAGAATGA